A segment of the Eleutherodactylus coqui strain aEleCoq1 chromosome 6, aEleCoq1.hap1, whole genome shotgun sequence genome:
TCCCCAGATTTGTCTTGGGGTTTAGTGGAGTACAGAATATATTACTGTTGAGATGATGGCTCAAGGAGTCATTAGGAGAAAAATGTTTGAAGCAAGTTTACCCTGATGACATTGGAGAGTCCATAGGTCCCCGCCACGTGTAGAGCAGTCTGCCCTTTGCAGTCTGATGCGTTGACATCTGCACCCAGTGTCAGGAGGTCATAGACGATCTCGGGTTGGTTGGCAGCCACAGCCACCAGGAGAGGAGACTGTAGAAGAAAAGAGAGATGAGGTGGGGGGCTCACTGGACATCGATGATTGAACACTCTCTCTTCACGACAGTAGTAAAGTTCTCCTTACATGAGCTTTTTAGCTTGAATATTGGTTAATAGCCATTTACAATTGATAATGAAGAGCTACTGATAAGATAAAATGTCCCGAAGGCCATTTACATGTAAGAATTATTGCTCTAAATTTGTTTAAAAGAATGAATTTAAGCGATGGTTGCtcagtgtgaatgcaaaaaagTTGATCACTTGTCTTTCGGGGTTGTTTAAGCTCAGCTTAAAAAGCCTCATTGACTCGCTGGCTTCTCACTCCCCATAGGAGGGgaaagtgctgagcgagaagcggatGAGAAGCCCGTGAGCCTGCAGCAAGTGTTTcagtttgaatgctctgcacAACTCACTACACATTGGTTTTCctcctcactaaactctcccctttccaatccatcctaaattcTGCAGTCAGGCTCGTCTTTCTGTACTTCCCCCGAAGCCTCCACCCtataccagtcactgcactggtgccCATCCGCTACGGAATACAATTTATACTCATCACTCTTATCCGTAAAGCTCTCCACATTGCTGCACCATCTTGTATCTCCTACCTTCTTTGTCTACCATCCTACCCATGACTCTTCATTCTGCTAATCATCTCAGACTTAGggctcttactagagatgagcgaacatactcactaagggcaattgatcgagcgagcattgcccttagcgagtacctgctcgatcgagacaaaaggttcgggtgcctgcgcgggggagcagtgagtagcggcagtcagcaggggggagcgggggggggggggagagggtgagagagatctccctgccgttcctccccactctcccccgcagctcactgcctgccgccggcacccgtaccttttgtcttgagcgggcgggtactcgctaagggcaatgctctctaaTCACTAGTCCTTACATATGGGACTACTGTCAGATGCAGAAGAACCAGACAGCTGTCTCAGCGATAATCActtgtgctttcacatgggagcaATCGTCGCTCAGTCAATGGAGGAGCTGCGGGCCAGAGAttgttctgctcacctccataataataggcagtcattcatagatgaacggctGCCAGTTTACTTGGGCAGatcgtcgtttgatttttatgcctgcaggacCTGAACCGTTCATTATTAAGTttgtgcaggcatttacactTAATAACTATCATTCACATTCCCtccatccagcaagaatctgaacgctagttgttcagtgtaaaaaggTCCTTACATCCTCCATAATCTGAACTCCCATCCCCAAGACTTCTCCTGAGCTTCcgcagttctctggaatgtgctacacATACAATCCGGTTAATCCTCAATGTCCATCTGTAAGTGATccttaaaaatacaactcttaaGGAGGCCAATAACATCCCTAAtccaactcttctccatttaacCAGCTTCTACATGCTCCATCAGACCCCGATCACTTTTATCTATCAGTATACCCTCATTCCCATACACCCTAACACAATTTACACACCTTTTATTTGTGATCACTCATCGCTCCTGTCATGGAGACAAACCAATTTGTCATGTAGACAGGAGGAGAGACGAGAGGGGACGATACCTATTGTCTACTTAATAGCTaaatagtgtgcaaatgaagccttagctgaaagcagttattagcccgagggctcttatctgctttcagttcctttgttctccatcgggaaacaatgctatcagcactacccacgaagaactgctgataaggctgaatgacgatttttaggttggactgaatttaacaatcagctagcagtgcacgatggacgCACGTTTAGattgaacgatgatcgctcaaaccatcgctttttagcgatttgtgAGCGaatattgctccatgtaaatgggcctttagatgtcTGTTCATATTCCCTGTGATTTATAcactgctgcagaatatgtttgtGCTAAACAGATACGGATTATAAGGGCccatgcacatgggcatattttctggCCGTATTCAGTATGTATTTTTTACTGACAGAATATGGATTAAATGAATTAATTCGGTGTATTCAGAGGTGCGTTTCTTATGTGAAACAGCGttatgtaacaaaaaaaattgcaacatgtccttTTCTGGTGAATATATTCGTGGACCAAAAtcttttgttaaccctttccaatccaatttgtatcctggttttcctaggggagttactctttttctgccgttatacaatggcgctatctgctggctaaagccagcactgcatgaggtgacacattggattggCTCCGAttgcaaagaggctggcaatatacagtaagagatcaAGATGATCAAACTCAATACTGGGGGAAACTTTTTGAATTTTTCTGATAAATCTATTTCTAAAAATGCGATTTAAAACGTATTTAAAAAGATACAATTAACAAATCGATAAAGATATCCTGACCTTCCCATTATGTTCTTTGGCATCCAGCTGACCGTAATGCAGGAAGCGTTCTGCCACAGCATATGATTGACAGCGCAGGCCTCTTGCTGCATAGAGGTGAAGGATTCTAGGAATAAAGAACATTTAGAAAGTGGTAAGAAAACAGAAATCAAATCCATAATTTGGTGATAACCCTCCAAATGCCACACAAGAGTTATTGCCCCATGATCTAAGGACTATTCTATAGCAAAGAAAACCTAGCAAATATCTTCTCTGGCTTAGGCAGCAATCAAGGCTACGACAGTTAACCAAAGAGGGCCTGATGAAATACCTAATTAACATTTACCATTGATGAACAATCTCACTACTTACGTGTCTCCATCCTCATCACGATGCAGAAGTTGTTCTGGACTAATTCCCTGGATATGACTTCTGGCTTCTTCCAACTCTAGAGACATCATATCTGGAACCACAGATCCCGGCATCCTCAGAAATGCGTCAGCTCCCGTGGTAGAACATGCCCCTGAATTGTGTCCCATCCAGGAGGGATTATGGGCAAAAGTGGCCATGTAGGAGCCTGAGGATGCAACCTTTCCAAGAAAGACAGAATATTATGTATTATATACAATGTTGTACAAGCCACATGGACAACTTGTTGGGTGAAGGCCAAGGGTGGCCCTAGATTGATCAAGATGTTTTTTGAGATTCATTCAATGCACTTTGTTTGGAGCCGCTTTTGATTCTCAAGACAAGGGCTAAAGATACGGGAGTCCATAGTCCTTGTGGGATCTTTCAAACTATTTCTATGCACTTTAGTTGATATAACATGCCAATGAAGTTGGCTCTGGAGGCTCAGGTAAACCTGGTTTGAAGACCTGTCTGGTTTGCCTTGACTCTTTAACCATACATCCTCCCTGTCGTTGCAGTAGAACATCTCACCCCTACGTCCGTATCCGGAGCTTGAGATTCAGTCCTTCCAGTCTCATATCTCCCTTCATGGCCATACGTCGGGCCATGCCTGGAAGCATACAGGTCCTCCAGTGGAGGGTAGGTGTAGTGAAGAGCTGGTCTATGAAATACAATGGAATCATCTTTCTGATGGCTGGAACTTTGGTGAAGAAATGACGGAGCCGTGACTGAGCCTGTGAAAAGAGGGACATACAGCATTGTTGTCTTCAATGACGTAATAAGAAACAAACTGGCTTAAATGTAAGTATTAGGTGTGCACACATCAGATTTATCTGCCGCACATGCAGATTGTGCGGAAAATTTGTGGCGGATTTCAGCCCTCTTTAGTGAAAAAGGGGTGAGATCCAGagtgaaaatccacaacaaaaattgacatgctgcagattttaaaatttGCGCCATGGGTTAAATTCCATTTGAATCCCATCCACCTGGCTGGTACTGTAGTCCGCTGAGCACTTTCCATGTGCAAACCATCATTGAAAATGTGAAGTATTTCAGATACATGTGTGCTTActagagatactcgctaaagcacattactcgagcgagtagtgccttagccgagtatctccccgctcatctctgaagattcgggggccggcggggggcggggagcagcgggggagagcggggaggaacggaggggagatctctctctccctccccccccttccccctgttccccgccgcaactcacctgtcaccggcccccaaatctttagagatgagcggggagatactcggctaaggcactactcgctcgagtaatgtgccttagcgagtatactcgctcatctctagtgcttacccTAAGGAAATGAGAGACAGCAAAAGAGAATATGgagacaaaaaaaagagaaaaaaatggataACAAGAGAAAGACAGTGaatttcctgcattatttttttcccatagtCCAAACAGCAGCACATTCATATAATGAGATATCCCCTTCCCCTACTTTGTTTTTTGGACAGGTAACTAAGAGTTCACACCAAGAAACATTAAGTTCAACGCATAGAAAATTGTATTGGGAGGATTATTATGTGCTGTTGTTTGAACTACAGAAAAGAGGGATAGTGTAAGAAATTCAGTCTTTCCTAGATGTCCTGCGCAGCAGCACATACACATGGGGATATGGCACAAGGCTAATGTCCAATACAGCAGCATATGAAAATGTAGAATAATCTCTTGGGCCACttgcacatgggcgagaaaattgagtgagatttgtgcattgcgagacgcacatgtcacacacaaatatgtgtgtgacattgttgtggcgGTCCTGTGATCGCTTTCCTACTAGAAAGTTTGGTGCAGGTTTTCTGTGTGTTTTTGTCTTCTGGCTCTGATGGGAGTGGTATCAGATGAGAGATTCTGGATCCCACCTGTGGGTattttgtcagggctatttagcctgggcTGCAGCTTGACTTGGATGCGGTTTATTTTCAGTCATCTGCtggctgtggaggaagccagAAGCTTGGAGCTGGTTTCCCCGTTACCTGTGACTGCGCAAAGCTGAGCAGAgcagtttatttttttctatcttgtttTACGTGTTATTCCTCTATCTCTCATAGGGTTAACTAGTGGACGAGATACGAGGTCaggttcgtccttgtcaggacgggtTATCTGTTGGTTAGGCATATCCCTGGTTTAGTTTATTAGGGAGAGTTTGTTTCCTTTATGCAGTTGTCcttattttgtgtttttggtGTGCAGTAGCACAGTGTATTCAGGTTACGTATCCAGCGCATCCTGTGCAGATgattggggtcatatacatgagcgatgttttcccgcatcgcaCCGCGATGCGAtttgggaaacaaatcgcagaatATTTCATCTTGTGCATGCTCTTGCATTGCGCCatacattgcttttaatggggctggcagcgCAATCGCACCACGTGCTACGTATAcgatgtctcccattgaaaataattggagaaactccatgatcctctgctgtggctgtcagtgatgcaaggcagttttgacatgaaaatgtCTCCCAtccacagggaattcacatggtggggagcgcggcATGGGGCCATGATTTATGGCCCCATATCATGTTCACCAGTGTAAAGCTAGCCTCAAGGGTATGTTTCCATAGCAcaaatttgctgtggatctgaagTGGAATCTAAGTGGACTCCATATCAATTCCAATGAAACTTTACATCTAAGAAATGCCTGTCAATGTGAATCCATATCTATATGTGACATATCACTTCCTAATGAGGAATCCACGGTGGGAAAACTGCATGAGTTATTGCCCATTGAAAATGGCTAAATCCACGAGGATCCGGGGTACACTAAAAGGCAAAGCCATCATGGACATCTACCATGGTTTTTAGAACCTGAATCTGTGCAGAAAACTGTGATTTGGATTCTATCATGGGCATACTTGGGTATATGCCCTAGGGGTGTGATATACACATAATTAATACAGAGTGCTCAAAGGAAGACTCCTCAAGTGGTTTGAAGTCTAGCCTGCAATGGCGTATGAAAGTATTAGGGTTCCTTCATCATGGAACTTGAGCTCATGCTGCCCATAACGTCATTATGGCTCTACCAGAATGAGTCCGGATGTCCTCCAGGGATATTTTCCTTCACTCTTATAATATGAGCTGTTAGGTTCCTCTCAATCAAGTAGCTAGGGTGGGTTTTGAGGCTTACTCCCCTTTCTAGGGCCACACGTGAGCACAATTGAGGTAATCTATCTTTCGAAAACTTTTCATCAGACTTACACCAGTGCAAACTTTACTCACGCCACAATATGAAATGACGGTCTTAGTAAATATGCCTCAAAAAAGTGACTCGTAGGACGGATTTACACAGCTCTATTGTGAGTTGCACCTGAAAAAGTTGGGCACAAGTCGCATTGGAGAACACGTACACCCTTCTGTGTGCTGTTTGATCTACATGGATTCTATATCACATATGGTATTCTTATCTGTGCAAATGGATGagtataggacatgcagcgatttttgttCACATGGATCATTGCTTGTTTGTATAGCTGCATAGGCTATAATGAGGTCATGTGCTATCCATGGAGCACACAGCCAACACATGGCCCAACATTATGGCCAAGTGAATtggcccttagggtgcattcagtgCCTCCGTGGAATCACTGAGGATACATTCGGCCATGTCTGATTGCAAAGAAGAACATGAAAGAACATAAAggaaagatgcagaagacaaacctgGATCCTGCTGATATTCCACCAGAGATGCCGATATCTGGAAGAGAATGACATGACGCAATATTATATCTCCGAGGCAAGTGAAGATAAGGAACGGCTCTATCAATATGGACTTCATCCTGCTCCACCAGTTTTATTTTATGTCTTGATTGAGGGAAACCGAGAGGGTTAATCAGACAGCGGGGTAACAAAATAATTCACAACAGAAACCCGAGCCTGgtttctgccatggatttgcaTGTGGATCCACATGTAGATTTAGCCCCATTCAGTAGGATATACAATGGattgaaaaaataatgcacccagatagaaatgttggACTGCTGCCAAACTCGGCCtgcagttatgtctcaggcagatGTGTAAATGATTACGGTGATTAGGCGCTTGGTTTTACcacctgaggccataaaagtgctTCCCCTGTTGCGCTCTAAACATACTctgaggctacttttgtgtagtgtaccCGTATGGAGAGCTCGTTGAttgctagacatgcctctacaatGTCCTCATGGTGCACTCACAAAGTGTCAATGGGTTTCCCGCTATCTAGGCTGTTCGGACCAAGCTATTAGGGTGTTGGGTACAGCAGTTACGTGAGGGCATGCATATATGGTGAACATGCTCCAGACGGCCCAAACTGACCCCTAGCAGAGAGGAGCATTTGATTCggcaacaagcacaagcagatccaacagttttgttgtctgccatccagacacaggtggcatCTTCATTAGAGAACCCAGTCTCTGCCCAGATGATTTCCAGGTACttgcagaaggaaatttggtgccACAGCACCCTGCCATTAGCACGCCAACACCATCAACTTTGTTTGCAGCGGTGTTGTAAATGAAAAACCTGGACTGCTACGGCGTGGAAACGTATTGTCTTTAGTGAAGATTCCAGGTTCTCTTTGGGAGCTGTCGTATTGAAGCATGGAGGCCTCATGATGAGCGCCTCAATGCTgcgtttgctgtggagcggcatacttccccctgctggtgtgatggtctggggggccatcccatacgacagttggtctaatagtggtatgagggacaatgacctgtcagcgatgtgttcaggacatcctgcagcaacatgtgttcctctcatggcggcttccagcaggataatgctcggccgcacacacaagggggtcacaggaaccccacaacattgtcacacttctatggctgcccggttgccagatttgtcaccaatagaacatgtttgggaccatctgggatgccaactacaACAACCTATGAGTGTGTGGGATCTAGCAGCCAAGTtgcaacatctgtgggcaaatgtgccgcaggataccatatggaacctgtatgcctccatacccgACCGTATCGCAGCATGTATATGACTATAGCAGATATTCTGCCGAAATGCGTCAGAAattgtgaggtacctgtgtgcacAGGCTGCGGTTTTAATATGATGCaataaatttcaagttttatCTTATTGtttggatgatggatacaatttTCTCACTATCACAGTATGTATacaggctagaggcagcccagcagggtactagagcctccataactcccatatcacatcttgtatctaagctagaggcggtacaacaggatactagagcctccatgccccatgtatcatatcttgtatccaagctagaggcggtacaacagggtactagagcctccatgccccccgtatcatatcttgtatccaagctagaggcggtacaacagggcactagagcctccatgcccgcctgtatcacaacttatatccaagctagaggcggtacaacagggtactagagcctccatgcctacccgtatcacatcttgtatccaaggtagaggcggtacaacagggtactagagcctccatgcccacctgtatcacatcttgtatccaagctagaggcggtacaacagggtactagagcctccatggccgcccatttcacatcttgtatccaagctagaggcggtataacaggatactagagcctccatgttcacccgtatcacatcttgtatccaagctagaggcggtacaacagggtactagagcctccatgcccgcccgtatcacatcttgtatccaagctagaggcggtacaacagggtactagagcctccatgcccaccggtatcacatcttgtatccaagctagaggcggtacaacagggtactagagcctccatgcccaccggtatcacatcttgtatccaagctagaggcagtacaacagggtactagagtctccatgcctccccgtatcacatcttgtatccaagctagaggcagtacaacagggtactaaagcctccatgtctgcccatatcacatcttatatccaagctagaggcagtacaacagggtactggagcctccctacaaggggtcgctTCTACaccataaatgatgcttttgctcacAACACCTTCTAGGTTCCTGATTTTTTGTCAGCCCCCCGATGTGATTTGGCATGGACACTGCCTTAAGAGTTGGAATGGGATCTTTTCTTTTTATAACTCGGATTTTAAAATCTGCTTTTGAAAAAGATCCCTGTTAGAGCCTCGCAGGGGATTGAGTTCAATGGGATGTAAAGCTCTGCTCCCGAATCTGTGCCAGTTAAGCTTTGTGTGAATGGGACCTAAGGGTATATTCCCAAACCGCAGAGTTGTTGCAGAAGTCGTTAAATTGAATAGACCTGTCTGCAGTGTGTCAATGTAGCCTCATTAAACTGCAACCTCTCAGAAGCTTTCATCTCATGACCCAGAAATATAGGTTATTTTGGTAGAATATATTAACCCCATAGCTCCCACTAGTTACCTGGCTGGGGTTCTGCTGTCGCTTCTGTTCCAGAAGTTGTTTCACTGTTTGTGGAGGAGAACAGTATGGCCTGCAGTCTGTAAGACAACCAGCAGAGGGACACAGTGAGCAATAAGCAAAGCTAAAGCGTATATGGACACATCACTGTTATATAAGGGTTCCGCTGGTAACGGAGTGCAGTGCTGCCATCGATCAAAAGATTCCTATGATCTCTTATAAAATACAATTCTATTACTAGTTAAATCCAAAAATTTccagatattaaccccttcttgcTTCAACCTTTTTTGGGTTTTGATCTTCTCCTCCCAACTTTTAACAAATCATTACTTTTACTTCTGTGTTCGCTGTAGCGGTtattaatgtgatattttactACATTGGGTTTTTACAGACgtggcaataccaatttttaattcttcattattttttttttatatgtgactgataagagggttttaaaaaaaaacaaaaaacttttttttgtcataGTGAATTAAACTTTTTAGTCTCCATACAGGACCTGAACCTGTGATCATCTgtctaatgcaatactatagaggccccctggctgccatggcacctgGACAGCTGCCTGCAGTCTCATCTGAGGCCTGATTGGtgcatttaaataccactgtcagaagTGACAGCAACAATTAAAGTGTTAAAAGCTGCAATCGGAGTTATCTCTGACCTCGGCTGTTactcgtgggtgtcagctgtgaaaCATGACTGACACCTACTGTGTATGTAGCGAgctcggctcctgagcccacttATTACATAGATACCCGATGTGTGCCATATATGTAGGGGTGCGCGTTGGAAAGAAAAACATTTGTAGCTATCGTCTTCTGGCCAAGCAAAAAAATACTACCGCATTTTCTGGCGtaaaagacgacccccaactgtcgacttatacgccaggaatatgctgtagaaagaaaaaaatcaatactcacctcccgcagcactgctgcaggctgtctctccctcctccacaccgacagagcattgctctctggatgcagggcttgaatgcccgGCTTCTATAAAGCTAatactctgattggctaactcagcgtggcgtcagccaatgaaagccagcgctgcgttaaccaatcacagccattcaatgatgtcag
Coding sequences within it:
- the NFKBID gene encoding NF-kappa-B inhibitor delta; its protein translation is MSSPPSSASRDCRPYCSPPQTVKQLLEQKRQQNPSQISASLVEYQQDPGSVTAPSFLHQSSSHQKDDSIVFHRPALHYTYPPLEDLYASRHGPTYGHEGRYETGRTESQAPDTDVGVASSGSYMATFAHNPSWMGHNSGACSTTGADAFLRMPGSVVPDMMSLELEEARSHIQGISPEQLLHRDEDGDTILHLYAARGLRCQSYAVAERFLHYGQLDAKEHNGKSPLLVAVAANQPEIVYDLLTLGADVNASDCKGQTALHVAGTYGLSNVIRVFLALQHQNIDVEARNYDGLTPLHCAVISQNNAYKSKKNQNTQSAQQREKEAITCIQLLLQMGASCTSQEIKSNKTVLHLAVQAGNVPLVKFFLEMSHANLPGLINMKAHGNTALHMAAALPPTRSTEYLIQLLLFYGGDPSTRNLENEQPAHLVPPGEFSEQIKMLLKRRRVMSSTRNQSATSL